One region of Archocentrus centrarchus isolate MPI-CPG fArcCen1 chromosome 6, fArcCen1, whole genome shotgun sequence genomic DNA includes:
- the mrps35 gene encoding small ribosomal subunit protein mS35 → MASPSSKAFLSLGRIYIPLLGFNKSSGKVTYATALSINSSSGNKGLPDRGGRGSLGRRPRRDAGEPRTEKMPVDQDWTAVYPAAAPFRPSSVPLPVRMGYPVKGGIPPEKKGNLELIKIPNFLHLTPAAIKKHCEALKPFCTEWPSALDTDAKCDEHFPIKVESTDYVSAGPSLRNLSARIVHLRVKLSSLNLDDHARKKMIKLVGERYCKDTDVLRIKTDSCPLRQQNYDYAMYLLTVLYHESWKTEAWEAEKTVADMEYSWEDSPSQKNVLDLLLRMKVAGEGDGEEVRQQLLGRREVQEYKDSVTRLKNEGESESGMLQYKEAVKKVFSL, encoded by the exons ATGGCTTCACCCTCAAGTAAGGCATTTCTGTCCCTAGGTCGAATATATATTCCTCTCCTTGGATTTAACAAATCCTCCGGGAAAGTCACATATGCAACGGCTCTGTCTATAAATTCTTCTTCTGGAAATAAAG GCCTTCCAGACAGAGGTGGTAGAGGATCCTTAGGTCGAAGACCCCGAAGAGAT GCAGGGGAGCCCAGGACAGAAAAGATGCCGGTAGATCAGGACTGGACTGCAGTTTATCCAGCGGCAGCCCCCTTCAGACCAAGCTCCGTCCCCCTCCCTGTGAGGATGGGCTATCCTGTGAAGGGGGGCATTCCCCCAGAGAAGAAGGGCAATTTGGAGCTAATCAAG atACCAAACTTTCTGCATTTGACACCAGCAGCCATTAAGAAACACTGTGAAGCTCTGAAGC CTTTCTGTACAGAGTGGCCCTCTGCCTTGGACACTGATGCAAAGTGTGACGAGCATTTCCCCATTAAAGTAGAGAGCACAGACTATGTGTCTGCTGGCCCTTCTCTCAGAAACCTTTCAGCTCGTATTGTTCATCTCAGA GTAAAGCTGTCCAGTTTGAACCTAGATGACCACGCTCGAAAGAAAATGATCAAACTGGTTGGCGAGAGATACTGCAAAGACACAGATGTCCTCCGCATCAAAACCGACAG CTGCCCACTGAGACAGCAGAACTATGACTATGCCATGTACCTGCTAACTGTTCTCTACCATGAGTCTTGG aAAACTGAGGCCTGGGAGGCTGAAAAGACTGTGGCAGACATGGAGTACAGCTGGGAGGACAGCCCATCTCAGAAGAATGTCTTGGATTTACTGCTACGCATGAAAGTGGCAGGAGAGGGAGATGGTGAAGAAGTGCGACAGCAGCTGCTGGGAAGGAGAGAGGTTCAGGAGTATAAAGACTCTGTCACAAGGCTGAAGAATGaaggagagagcgagagcggCATGCTGCAATACAAAGAGGCAGTCAAGAAAGTATTCAGTCTGTAA